The Candidatus Methylomirabilis tolerans genomic sequence TTTCAACCGCAAGCGTCCGAATCTGACTAATTTTCACCCACGATTGTTTCGGAAGCCCTTTGGCATGAAGTTCAAGCGTCAGGGGAAAGCTTGCGCGTTGAGGGTGACTCGTGAGGGCAACAGCAATGACCGTTCCGGAACGTTCATTGAACACGTCCTGACTCAGAATCAACACCGGACGCAGCCCTGCTTGTTCACGCCCCCGTACCGGATTCAAGTCGGCCCAGCGGATCTCACCCCTCAGTATTCGGGCCGTTCCGCGAGATCTCCAACAAGACCCTCTTCCGCAAGCGCCTTCTCGAACGCCGGATCAAGTTTGGCGCACTCCTGAGCGAGACGACTTCGCTCGATCCGGGCGAGTTTCTCTGCGACCGCTTCCTCAATAGCCTGACTTCGGTTAGGAAACACGTGTT encodes the following:
- a CDS encoding type II toxin-antitoxin system PemK/MazF family toxin; the encoded protein is MLRGEIRWADLNPVRGREQAGLRPVLILSQDVFNERSGTVIAVALTSHPQRASFPLTLELHAKGLPKQSWVKISQIRTLAVERIEKVIGRASPEEVAQVIEGLNEIIGA